Proteins found in one Myxococcus virescens genomic segment:
- a CDS encoding response regulator: MHPTIDFKTLFDVSPNPYMLLDRELRFVAANPAYLHVTASKLDELLGRSVFEAFPDDPSDPNSANLRQLRESFLRVLTKRAPDILALIPYRVPKLTNQGVVPTYRYWSATHIPLLDASGEVAYILQHTMDVTELQRLQEAVQTATGSTGTSKPPPSQLEAGVFQRALQVQEANQNLDQERRHLRRLFEQAPGFMCFLRGQGHVFELANTAYMQLVGHRDILGKHIRDALPELDGQGYFELLDRVFTTGQAFVGRGMKVSLQRTPDDTLAESYVDLVYQPIIEPDGSISGIFVQGHDITEQKRAQDELRQYKDHLEELVRERTRALEESEAERRQAEAALRQAQKMEAVGKLTGGVAHDFNNLLQVISGNLQLLFRDVGDNAQAQRRLTTAVGAVERGARLASQLLAFARRQPLNPTVINLGRMVRDMDDLLRRALGEDVALETIIGGGLWNTFADPNQLENVILNLAINARDAMAGEGKLTVEAGNAMLDDHYAQLHPDVVPGQHVLLAISDTGCGMPPEVLERAFEPFFTTKPEGRGTGLGLSMVYGFVKQTGGHVKIYSEVGHGTTIKIYLPRSLQAEMPRAEVISEHVEGGTETLLVVEDDAEVRATAVEILTELGYRVLKASDGQSALAVIQSGIPIDLLFTDVVMPGPVRSPELARQAKALSPDLEVLFTSGYTENAIVHGGRLDPGVQLLSKPYRREDLARKIRQLLAARQQRIAQREAPRPTRGGATTPAPHRVKQTALRILLVEDDENILLPACELLETMGHTVTAVTCAEQATPLLRAQAFDLLFTDVSLPGKSGIELAHQAVQDVPGLRVIIASGHGTNVDTGDKGPLAGAVLLPKPYGLSQIEQALAQAMA, from the coding sequence ATGCACCCCACCATCGACTTCAAGACGCTCTTCGACGTCTCACCCAACCCGTACATGCTGCTCGACCGCGAGCTGCGCTTCGTCGCCGCCAACCCGGCGTACCTGCACGTCACGGCCAGCAAGCTGGACGAGCTGCTTGGCCGAAGCGTCTTCGAGGCCTTCCCGGACGACCCCTCGGACCCGAACAGCGCCAATCTCCGGCAGCTCCGGGAGTCCTTCCTGCGCGTCCTGACAAAGCGGGCGCCGGACATCCTGGCCCTGATTCCCTACCGCGTCCCCAAGTTGACGAACCAGGGCGTCGTCCCGACGTACCGGTACTGGAGCGCCACCCACATCCCCCTGCTCGATGCCTCGGGCGAGGTGGCCTACATCCTCCAGCACACCATGGACGTCACGGAGCTCCAGCGGCTGCAGGAGGCCGTCCAGACCGCGACCGGCTCCACGGGCACCAGCAAGCCTCCACCGTCGCAGTTGGAAGCCGGCGTCTTCCAGCGCGCGCTGCAGGTCCAGGAAGCGAACCAGAACCTGGACCAGGAGCGGCGCCACCTCCGTCGACTGTTCGAGCAGGCGCCCGGCTTCATGTGCTTCCTTCGCGGCCAGGGCCATGTCTTCGAGCTGGCGAACACGGCCTACATGCAGCTCGTCGGACACCGGGACATCCTCGGCAAGCACATCCGGGACGCCCTTCCCGAACTGGATGGCCAGGGGTACTTCGAGCTGCTGGACCGCGTCTTCACCACGGGGCAGGCATTCGTCGGCCGGGGCATGAAAGTCTCCCTCCAGCGAACCCCCGATGACACGCTGGCGGAGAGCTACGTCGACCTCGTGTATCAGCCCATCATCGAGCCGGACGGGTCCATCTCCGGCATCTTCGTCCAGGGCCACGACATCACGGAGCAGAAGCGCGCCCAGGACGAGCTGCGCCAGTACAAGGACCACCTGGAGGAGCTCGTCCGGGAGCGCACCCGCGCATTGGAGGAGAGCGAGGCCGAACGGCGTCAAGCGGAGGCCGCCCTCCGGCAGGCCCAGAAGATGGAAGCGGTGGGCAAGCTCACCGGCGGCGTGGCGCACGACTTCAACAACCTGCTCCAGGTCATCAGCGGAAACCTGCAGCTCCTGTTCCGGGATGTGGGCGACAACGCCCAGGCGCAGCGCCGGCTGACCACGGCGGTGGGCGCGGTGGAGCGCGGCGCCCGGCTCGCGTCCCAGTTGCTGGCCTTCGCCCGGCGGCAGCCGCTCAATCCCACGGTCATCAACCTGGGCCGCATGGTCCGCGACATGGACGACCTGCTGCGGCGCGCGCTCGGCGAGGACGTGGCGCTGGAGACCATCATCGGCGGCGGGCTTTGGAACACGTTCGCCGATCCGAACCAGCTCGAAAACGTCATCCTCAACCTGGCCATCAACGCGCGTGACGCCATGGCGGGCGAAGGCAAGCTCACCGTCGAGGCCGGCAACGCCATGCTGGATGACCACTACGCCCAGCTCCACCCGGACGTCGTGCCGGGCCAGCACGTGTTGCTGGCCATCTCCGATACCGGCTGCGGCATGCCGCCCGAAGTGCTGGAGCGCGCCTTCGAGCCGTTTTTCACCACCAAGCCCGAAGGCCGCGGCACGGGCCTGGGGCTCAGCATGGTGTATGGCTTCGTCAAGCAGACGGGCGGCCACGTCAAGATCTACAGCGAGGTCGGCCACGGGACGACCATCAAGATCTACCTCCCCCGTTCGCTCCAGGCGGAGATGCCTCGCGCCGAGGTCATCTCCGAACATGTCGAAGGCGGCACAGAGACGCTGCTCGTCGTCGAGGACGACGCGGAGGTGCGGGCCACCGCGGTGGAGATACTGACGGAGCTGGGCTACCGCGTGCTCAAGGCCTCTGACGGGCAGAGCGCGCTCGCGGTCATCCAGAGCGGCATCCCCATCGACCTGCTCTTCACCGACGTGGTGATGCCCGGCCCGGTCCGCAGCCCCGAACTGGCGCGGCAGGCCAAGGCCCTCTCCCCGGACCTGGAGGTGCTCTTCACGTCTGGCTACACGGAGAACGCCATTGTCCACGGCGGCCGGCTGGATCCGGGTGTCCAACTGCTGAGCAAGCCCTACCGCCGCGAGGACCTGGCGCGGAAGATCCGCCAGCTCCTGGCCGCCCGGCAGCAACGCATCGCCCAGCGCGAGGCCCCCCGGCCGACCCGAGGCGGCGCCACCACGCCGGCCCCCCATCGCGTGAAGCAGACCGCGCTGCGCATCCTCCTGGTGGAGGACGACGAGAACATCCTCCTCCCCGCCTGCGAGCTGCTGGAGACGATGGGCCACACCGTGACGGCCGTCACCTGCGCGGAACAAGCCACGCCCCTCTTGCGCGCACAGGCGTTCGACCTCCTGTTCACCGACGTGAGCCTGCCCGGCAAGTCCGGCATCGAGCTGGCCCACCAGGCCGTCCAGGACGTGCCCGGCCTTCGCGTCATCATCGCGTCCGGCCACGGCACCAACGTGGACACCGGTGACAAGGGGCCGCTCGCCGGCGCCGTCCTCCTGCCCAAGCCCTACGGCCTGTCCCAGATCGAGCAGGCGCTCGCCCAGGCCATGGCCTGA
- a CDS encoding MFS transporter — protein sequence MKFLRELRSVLNLTVLVAGLGYFVDLFDITLFGVVRVASLKDIGVTDPADILQSGLLIYNAQMVGMMVGGLLWGVLADKRGRLSVMFGSILLYSFANLANAFAWDVTSYAVLRFLGGVGLAGELGAAITLVAESLPKEKRGLGTTIVATLGMLGIVAAAFLGQHMHWKTAYLTGGFMGLALLFARFKVSESELFAKKMDPARANPLLLLTGGRFLKYICCILIGVPIYFTTGILFTFAPELTAGLNVQGTVTAGNAILYGSIGLTLGDLLAGVFSQWLKSRKRAVAMNLTAGFVLMLVYGLTPGLTSTMVYGLSFLIGITVGYWAVLVTMAAEQFGTNIRGTVATTVPNFVRGSAALAASGFAYLKGEVSVSTAALIVGSICFGLALLALTRLEETFHRDLDYEETATGPQPAAQPSQSGT from the coding sequence ATGAAATTCCTGAGAGAGCTCCGCTCGGTCCTCAACCTGACCGTGCTGGTGGCCGGGCTCGGCTACTTCGTCGACCTCTTCGACATCACGCTGTTCGGCGTGGTGCGTGTCGCATCGCTCAAGGACATCGGCGTCACCGACCCGGCCGACATCCTCCAGAGCGGCCTGCTCATCTACAACGCGCAGATGGTGGGCATGATGGTGGGTGGCCTGCTGTGGGGCGTGCTCGCCGACAAGCGCGGACGCCTGTCGGTGATGTTCGGCTCCATCCTGCTCTACTCCTTCGCGAACCTGGCCAACGCCTTCGCCTGGGACGTCACCAGCTACGCCGTTCTCCGCTTCCTCGGAGGCGTGGGGCTCGCGGGTGAGCTGGGCGCGGCCATCACCCTGGTGGCGGAGTCCCTGCCCAAGGAGAAGCGCGGCCTGGGGACCACCATCGTCGCCACGCTGGGCATGCTCGGCATCGTCGCCGCGGCCTTCCTGGGCCAGCACATGCACTGGAAGACGGCCTACCTCACCGGCGGCTTCATGGGCCTCGCGCTGCTCTTCGCGCGCTTCAAGGTGTCGGAGTCGGAGCTGTTCGCCAAGAAGATGGACCCCGCGCGCGCCAACCCGCTGCTGCTCCTCACCGGGGGCCGGTTCCTCAAGTACATCTGCTGCATCCTCATCGGCGTGCCCATCTACTTCACCACGGGCATCCTCTTCACCTTCGCGCCCGAGCTGACGGCCGGCCTCAACGTCCAGGGCACCGTGACGGCCGGCAACGCCATCCTCTATGGCTCCATCGGCCTGACGCTGGGTGACTTGCTGGCGGGTGTCTTCAGCCAGTGGCTCAAGAGCCGCAAGCGCGCGGTGGCGATGAACCTCACCGCGGGCTTCGTGCTGATGCTCGTCTACGGCCTCACCCCGGGCCTCACCAGCACCATGGTGTACGGGCTGAGCTTCCTGATTGGCATCACCGTGGGCTACTGGGCCGTGCTGGTGACCATGGCCGCCGAGCAGTTCGGCACCAACATCCGCGGCACCGTGGCCACCACCGTCCCCAACTTCGTGCGTGGCTCGGCGGCGCTCGCGGCCAGCGGCTTCGCCTACCTGAAGGGCGAGGTGTCGGTGTCCACCGCGGCGCTCATCGTCGGCAGCATCTGCTTCGGCCTGGCGCTGCTGGCCCTCACCCGGCTGGAAGAGACGTTCCACCGGGACCTGGATTACGAGGAGACGGCGACCGGCCCACAGCCGGCCGCCCAGCCCTCGCAGTCCGGCACCTGA
- a CDS encoding pyruvate carboxylase, with the protein MEPVSLRPIQKVLCANRGEIAIRVFRACNELGIRTVAIYSDEDRTHEHRHKADEAYLVGRGKRPVEAYLGIDEILDVAVKAGVDAIHPGYGFLSENAAFAEACERRGIRFIGPRSDVVRAMGDKVAAKHLAEACGVPVVPGITLEGDDAQVLEQARAFFAKQGGPILVKAAHGGGGRGMRVVREAKALEDALASARSEAKSAFGSSSVFLERFLEHVRHIEVQLVGDLHGNIVHLHERDCSVQRRHQKVIEIAPAPNLAPAVKEAICDAAVRLARKAGYTSAGTAEFLVAGDAFYFIECNARLQVEHTVTEQVTGVDLVQSQLRIAEGYRLDAPEVGISRQEDVVPRGYAVQLRVTTEDPANQFMPDAGVITAWRAATGFGIRLDGSNGYTNAVISPYYDSMLVKVIAYAPTFQGAVMKGQRALREFRIRGVKTNLPFLENVLAHPAFQQGETYTRFIDETPELFQLEPRRDRATKLLQYLGDVIVNGHPTIKKDQRLKPTQFLEPRLPVTPSGPVPRGTAHILAEKGPRGLADWVLAQKRVLLTDTTMRDAHQSLLATRMRTRDILRVAPATAHLASELFSLESWGGATFDTTYRFLNEDPWARLRALKAAAPNLLQQMLLRGANAVGYTSYPDNVVEAFIDEAAEAGVDVFRIFDSLNDLSSMEVSIRRVLTTGKVAEVAICYTGDVANPKRTKYTLDYYADLAKRIEDSGAHFLCIKDMAGLLRPRAAAMLVRRLREVTRLPIHLHMHDTSGNGIASYLEAIEQGVHVVDVALGSMAGLTSQPSLNALVSALRGHPRETGLANARLQPLANYWEDVREYYAPFEAGLKSTTSEVYYHEIPGGQYSNLRPQVAELGLLARWNDVKDAFALVNVLVGDIPKVTPSSKMVGDFAIFLLKNDLTVRASTLAEAAALTRQKLIEQAPRLDFPTSVVGYFRGELGQPPNGFPEDLRAAVLKGLPRVEGRPSASLPPLDLDALQRELSAKTGQALTRVDAISSALYPRVMAGYLEDLGRYEDVSILDTPNYFYGMEVGQEVWVDLEPGKTLVISLSAVGEPDEEGVRTVYFALNGHTRTVHVRDRSRAATVEARRQADRANPSHVAASMPGTVIALHARPGDTVEAGAPLVTLEAMKMETVVRAPRAGTVSEVIPVLKASVQGGDLLAVLQ; encoded by the coding sequence ATGGAACCTGTGTCGCTGCGTCCCATCCAGAAGGTCCTCTGCGCCAACCGCGGTGAGATTGCCATTCGCGTCTTCCGCGCGTGCAACGAGCTGGGCATCCGCACCGTCGCCATCTACAGCGACGAGGACCGCACCCACGAGCACCGCCACAAGGCCGACGAGGCGTACCTCGTGGGCCGGGGCAAGCGGCCCGTGGAGGCCTACCTGGGCATCGACGAAATCCTCGACGTGGCCGTGAAGGCGGGCGTGGACGCCATCCACCCCGGCTACGGCTTCCTGTCGGAGAACGCCGCCTTCGCGGAGGCGTGTGAGCGGCGTGGCATCCGCTTCATCGGCCCGCGCTCGGACGTGGTCCGCGCCATGGGCGACAAGGTCGCCGCCAAGCACCTGGCCGAAGCGTGCGGCGTCCCGGTGGTTCCCGGCATCACCCTGGAGGGCGACGACGCGCAGGTGCTGGAGCAGGCCCGTGCCTTCTTCGCGAAGCAGGGTGGCCCCATCCTGGTGAAGGCGGCCCATGGCGGCGGCGGCCGAGGCATGCGCGTGGTGCGCGAGGCGAAGGCGCTGGAGGATGCGCTGGCCTCCGCGCGTTCGGAGGCGAAGAGCGCCTTCGGTTCGTCGTCGGTGTTCCTGGAGCGCTTCCTGGAGCACGTGCGCCACATCGAGGTGCAGCTGGTGGGAGATTTGCACGGCAACATCGTCCACCTGCACGAACGGGACTGCTCCGTGCAACGGCGCCACCAGAAAGTCATTGAGATTGCCCCCGCGCCCAACCTGGCCCCGGCGGTGAAGGAGGCCATCTGCGACGCGGCGGTGCGGCTGGCGCGCAAGGCCGGCTACACCAGCGCTGGCACCGCCGAGTTCCTGGTGGCGGGCGACGCCTTCTACTTCATCGAGTGCAATGCCCGCCTCCAGGTGGAGCACACCGTCACCGAGCAGGTGACGGGCGTGGACCTGGTGCAGAGCCAGCTTCGCATCGCGGAGGGCTACCGGCTGGACGCGCCGGAGGTGGGCATCTCCCGGCAGGAGGACGTGGTGCCCCGGGGCTACGCGGTGCAGCTGCGCGTCACCACCGAGGACCCCGCCAACCAGTTCATGCCCGACGCGGGCGTCATCACCGCCTGGCGCGCGGCCACGGGCTTCGGCATCCGGCTGGACGGCTCCAACGGCTACACCAACGCCGTCATCTCCCCCTACTACGACTCCATGCTGGTGAAGGTCATCGCCTACGCGCCCACGTTCCAGGGCGCGGTGATGAAGGGCCAGCGCGCGTTGCGCGAGTTCCGCATCCGCGGCGTGAAGACGAACCTGCCCTTCCTGGAGAACGTGCTCGCTCACCCCGCCTTCCAGCAGGGAGAGACGTACACGCGCTTCATCGACGAGACGCCGGAGCTGTTCCAGTTGGAGCCCCGCAGGGACAGGGCCACCAAGCTGCTCCAGTACCTGGGCGACGTCATCGTCAACGGGCACCCCACCATCAAGAAGGACCAGCGGCTCAAGCCCACGCAGTTCCTGGAGCCGCGGCTGCCGGTGACGCCTTCCGGCCCGGTGCCCCGTGGCACCGCGCACATCCTGGCGGAGAAGGGCCCGCGCGGACTGGCGGACTGGGTGCTGGCCCAGAAGCGCGTGCTGCTGACGGACACCACCATGCGGGACGCGCACCAGTCCCTGCTGGCCACGCGCATGCGCACGCGGGACATCCTCCGCGTGGCCCCGGCCACCGCGCACCTGGCCTCCGAGCTGTTCAGCCTGGAGAGCTGGGGCGGCGCCACCTTCGACACCACCTACCGCTTCCTCAACGAGGACCCGTGGGCCCGCCTGCGCGCGCTCAAGGCCGCCGCGCCCAACCTGCTCCAGCAGATGCTCCTGCGCGGGGCCAACGCCGTGGGCTACACCAGCTACCCGGACAACGTGGTGGAGGCCTTCATCGACGAGGCGGCCGAGGCGGGCGTGGACGTGTTCCGCATCTTCGACAGCCTCAATGATCTGAGCAGCATGGAGGTCTCCATCCGCCGCGTGCTGACGACGGGCAAGGTGGCGGAGGTGGCCATCTGCTACACGGGCGACGTCGCCAACCCCAAGCGCACGAAGTACACGCTGGACTACTACGCGGACCTCGCGAAGCGGATTGAAGACTCCGGCGCGCACTTCCTCTGCATCAAGGACATGGCGGGCCTCTTGCGCCCGCGCGCGGCGGCCATGCTGGTGCGGCGCCTGCGCGAGGTGACGCGGCTGCCCATCCACCTGCACATGCACGACACGTCCGGCAATGGCATCGCCAGCTACCTGGAAGCCATCGAGCAGGGCGTGCACGTGGTGGACGTGGCGCTGGGCAGCATGGCGGGCCTGACGAGCCAGCCCAGCCTCAACGCGCTGGTCAGCGCGCTGCGCGGTCACCCCCGTGAGACGGGTCTGGCCAACGCGCGCCTTCAGCCGCTGGCCAACTACTGGGAGGACGTGCGCGAGTACTACGCCCCCTTCGAGGCCGGCCTCAAGAGCACCACCAGCGAGGTGTACTACCACGAGATTCCGGGCGGCCAGTACTCCAACCTCCGGCCGCAGGTGGCGGAGCTGGGCCTGCTGGCCCGGTGGAACGACGTGAAGGACGCTTTCGCGCTCGTGAACGTCCTGGTGGGCGACATCCCGAAGGTGACGCCGTCGTCGAAGATGGTCGGTGACTTCGCCATCTTCCTGCTCAAGAACGACCTCACGGTGCGCGCCTCCACGCTGGCGGAGGCAGCCGCGCTCACGCGTCAGAAGCTCATCGAACAGGCGCCGCGCCTGGACTTCCCCACCAGCGTGGTGGGCTACTTCCGGGGTGAGCTGGGCCAGCCGCCCAACGGCTTCCCCGAGGACCTGCGCGCCGCCGTGCTCAAGGGCCTGCCCCGCGTGGAGGGACGGCCCTCCGCCAGCCTGCCGCCGCTGGACCTGGACGCGCTCCAACGGGAGCTCTCCGCGAAGACAGGACAGGCGCTCACCCGCGTGGACGCCATCTCCAGCGCGCTCTATCCGCGCGTCATGGCCGGCTACCTGGAAGACCTGGGGCGCTACGAGGACGTGTCCATCCTCGACACCCCGAACTACTTCTACGGCATGGAGGTGGGACAGGAGGTCTGGGTGGACCTGGAGCCGGGCAAGACGCTGGTCATCAGCCTGTCCGCGGTGGGCGAGCCGGATGAAGAAGGCGTGCGCACCGTCTACTTCGCCCTCAACGGCCACACCCGCACCGTGCACGTGAGGGACCGCAGCCGCGCCGCCACCGTGGAGGCGCGGCGTCAGGCGGACCGCGCCAATCCCAGCCACGTCGCGGCGAGCATGCCGGGCACCGTCATCGCCCTGCATGCCAGGCCGGGAGACACCGTGGAGGCGGGCGCGCCCCTCGTCACCCTCGAGGCGATGAAGATGGAGACGGTGGTGCGGGCCCCGCGCGCCGGCACGGTGTCGGAGGTCATCCCCGTGCTCAAGGCCTCCGTCCAGGGCGGAGACCTGCTGGCGGTGCTCCAGTGA
- a CDS encoding Csu type fimbrial protein, with protein sequence MTRRNRAAAFAVAGVCGLLPGLAGAVCQIRSTMGVSFGTYLTTDLLPRDSAGSITYRCEGQVTPITIDFSAGGSGTPLARSMAGPGAQRLEYNLYVDATRLIVWGNGTSGTGRYGPVIPLFGVEVTVPIFGRIPAGQAIPAGAYADTVVMTVTF encoded by the coding sequence ATGACGAGGCGAAATAGGGCGGCCGCGTTCGCGGTGGCTGGCGTATGCGGGCTGCTGCCTGGACTGGCGGGGGCCGTCTGCCAGATACGCAGCACGATGGGGGTGAGCTTCGGCACCTACCTCACCACCGACCTGTTGCCCCGGGACTCCGCCGGGAGCATCACCTACCGGTGTGAAGGTCAGGTCACCCCGATCACCATCGACTTCAGCGCCGGTGGCTCCGGCACCCCCCTGGCGCGCAGCATGGCGGGGCCGGGCGCGCAGCGCTTGGAATACAACCTCTACGTGGACGCGACGCGCCTCATCGTCTGGGGTAACGGCACGTCGGGCACGGGGCGCTATGGGCCCGTCATCCCCTTGTTCGGCGTGGAGGTGACGGTGCCCATCTTCGGGCGCATCCCGGCCGGGCAGGCCATCCCCGCGGGGGCCTACGCGGACACCGTGGTGATGACGGTGACGTTCTGA
- a CDS encoding fimbria/pilus outer membrane usher protein, which yields MAAQGPVADSPSAPPMPIVADFTLNGVPRGATFPMLRGSDVLLPAATLEAHGVDLVALGGRQEVIEGKTYISARSLEPEGRCSLNERTVSLACELPATVFGQTRINLGPQAPSDYSVRGSPSGFINYAAHARNTSLTFFGEAGASVGRGLLTTQARWRPGSVPLRGLTQLSLDFPKHMVRAIAGESTGFGGVLGGGAVVAGFHLMRTFELNPYFVRNPMQDFAGDVTTPSTLEVYVNNHLVKRTELPPGPFRLENLTVPRGEGNTRYVIRDAFGRASEVNTSYYLSGQQLSPGVVDYRLSAGIERESVNLYNFAFGRPMLLGNFRMGLTSWLTPGVRLELAPNVVSTGAMQLIQLPFGELELSQAISRSERRTGLAAGIVYALQRRWVGGSVFGRGMNESYTHTSLELDDDHPTVETGGSLFLALGESVSVGGQAMLSRYQRDGWTTWLGATTSARLTDWSTLSFSASRSNSERGGSAIEGMVYLNAIFDSRTTGTVGHSQALRGEGTTSVDIARSVPMEGGLGYQVQGRVGAVDQAMARADFDSNVGRVSAGAEWFEGRMAGMAEVAGGLVLIGGRVRPTRAVDQGYALVRVKGVEGVGVRLNNHEIGRTDSSGELVVTRLQAYNANRLSLADHQVPLDVYIPSTEQVVATYQRGGVVLDFKTQTIRAYRGKVTIDSAEDTRWLSYGELRVEKDGEKWSSPIGWNGEFELVGLPEGRLPATVVYPKGRCATSLEVPSLEGKVIDLGTVRCVHDEAK from the coding sequence GTGGCCGCGCAAGGTCCCGTGGCCGACAGCCCCTCCGCGCCGCCGATGCCCATCGTCGCGGACTTCACCCTGAACGGCGTCCCCCGCGGCGCCACCTTCCCCATGCTGCGGGGCAGTGACGTGCTGCTCCCCGCGGCCACGCTCGAGGCCCATGGTGTGGATCTGGTGGCGCTCGGGGGCCGCCAGGAAGTCATCGAAGGAAAGACATACATCTCCGCGCGGTCCCTGGAGCCCGAAGGGCGCTGCTCCCTGAACGAGCGGACCGTCAGCCTGGCGTGCGAGCTGCCCGCTACCGTCTTCGGACAGACGCGCATCAACCTGGGGCCGCAGGCGCCGTCGGACTACTCCGTCCGCGGCAGCCCCAGCGGCTTCATCAACTACGCGGCCCACGCCCGCAACACCTCGCTGACCTTCTTTGGAGAGGCCGGCGCGTCGGTGGGGCGGGGCCTGTTGACGACGCAGGCGCGATGGCGGCCCGGCTCCGTGCCCCTGCGGGGGCTCACGCAGCTGTCATTGGACTTCCCCAAGCACATGGTGCGCGCCATCGCGGGTGAGTCCACGGGCTTTGGCGGCGTGCTGGGAGGAGGCGCGGTGGTGGCCGGCTTCCACCTCATGCGCACCTTCGAGCTGAATCCGTACTTCGTGCGCAACCCGATGCAGGACTTCGCGGGCGACGTCACCACGCCGTCCACGTTGGAGGTCTACGTCAACAACCACCTGGTGAAGCGCACCGAGCTCCCGCCCGGTCCCTTCCGGCTGGAGAACCTCACGGTGCCCCGGGGCGAGGGCAACACGCGCTACGTCATCCGGGACGCGTTCGGCCGGGCGAGCGAGGTGAACACGTCCTACTATCTCAGCGGGCAGCAGCTCTCTCCGGGCGTGGTCGACTACCGGCTCTCCGCGGGCATCGAGCGGGAGTCCGTCAATCTCTACAACTTCGCCTTCGGCCGGCCCATGCTCCTGGGCAACTTCCGCATGGGCCTCACGTCGTGGCTGACGCCGGGCGTGCGGCTGGAGCTGGCGCCCAACGTCGTCAGCACCGGCGCCATGCAGCTCATCCAGTTGCCTTTCGGCGAATTGGAGCTGTCACAGGCGATCAGCCGCAGCGAGCGGCGAACGGGGCTGGCGGCGGGCATCGTGTACGCGCTCCAGCGCCGCTGGGTGGGCGGCTCCGTCTTCGGCCGGGGCATGAACGAGTCCTACACGCACACCAGCCTCGAGCTGGATGACGACCACCCCACCGTGGAGACGGGCGGCTCGCTGTTCCTGGCGCTGGGGGAGAGTGTCAGCGTGGGCGGGCAGGCGATGCTGTCACGCTACCAGCGGGACGGGTGGACGACGTGGCTGGGCGCCACCACCTCCGCGCGGCTGACGGACTGGTCGACGTTGTCCTTCTCTGCCAGCCGCAGCAACTCCGAGCGAGGCGGCTCCGCCATCGAGGGGATGGTGTACCTGAACGCCATCTTCGATTCCCGCACCACGGGCACGGTGGGGCACTCCCAGGCGCTGCGCGGGGAAGGCACCACGTCGGTGGACATCGCGCGCTCGGTGCCCATGGAGGGCGGCCTGGGCTACCAGGTGCAGGGCCGGGTGGGGGCAGTGGACCAGGCGATGGCGCGCGCCGACTTCGACTCCAACGTGGGCCGCGTCAGCGCGGGCGCGGAGTGGTTCGAAGGACGGATGGCGGGCATGGCCGAGGTCGCCGGCGGCCTGGTGCTGATTGGCGGACGCGTGCGCCCCACGCGCGCGGTGGACCAGGGCTACGCGCTGGTTCGCGTGAAGGGCGTGGAAGGCGTGGGCGTGCGGCTCAACAACCACGAAATCGGGCGCACGGACTCCAGCGGCGAGCTGGTGGTGACGCGGCTCCAGGCCTACAACGCCAACCGGCTCTCGCTGGCGGACCATCAGGTGCCGCTGGACGTCTACATCCCCTCCACGGAGCAGGTGGTGGCCACGTACCAGCGGGGCGGCGTGGTGCTGGACTTCAAGACGCAGACGATTCGCGCCTACCGGGGCAAGGTGACCATCGACTCGGCGGAGGACACGCGCTGGCTGTCCTACGGCGAGCTTCGCGTCGAGAAGGACGGAGAGAAGTGGAGTTCACCCATCGGGTGGAATGGTGAGTTCGAGCTGGTGGGCCTGCCCGAAGGGCGTCTGCCGGCGACAGTCGTCTACCCCAAGGGCCGTTGCGCGACCTCGCTGGAAGTTCCATCCCTCGAGGGCAAGGTCATTGACCTGGGAACGGTGAGGTGTGTCCATGACGAGGCGAAATAG
- a CDS encoding fimbrial biogenesis chaperone, with translation MRNRLLSWTGGLMCAAALEWIAMGTASAAELDVSPVRLELDSSARGVVMNVRNKSSETTRFQASVYSWVQDEEGRMSLAPTQDLFFFPSMLTLEPGESRPIRVGSSSAPQDTERSFRIVVEELPPLQPSTQSTGLNVLTRVSVPVFVAPKKKTVQGQIAEAVLRESKFHVRVQNPGTVNFFIRNLRVRGLDAKGKRLVEKEEPGWYVLAGDAQVYAMEIAGKACRKVRTVEVEMETDQGVLRQTSPVDSPAPCAR, from the coding sequence ATGCGTAACCGTCTTCTGTCTTGGACTGGCGGCCTGATGTGTGCGGCTGCCTTGGAATGGATTGCCATGGGGACCGCGAGCGCGGCTGAGCTCGATGTCAGTCCGGTTCGGCTTGAATTGGATTCAAGCGCCCGTGGCGTGGTGATGAACGTGAGGAACAAGAGCAGCGAAACCACACGCTTCCAAGCCTCTGTCTATTCCTGGGTTCAGGACGAAGAAGGGCGCATGTCGCTCGCGCCGACTCAGGATTTGTTCTTCTTCCCGTCCATGTTGACGTTGGAGCCCGGGGAGTCCCGCCCCATCCGGGTGGGGAGCTCCTCGGCTCCACAGGATACCGAACGCTCCTTCCGAATCGTCGTGGAGGAGCTTCCCCCGCTGCAACCGTCCACCCAGTCAACTGGGTTGAATGTCCTCACCCGAGTCTCAGTGCCTGTCTTTGTCGCCCCCAAGAAGAAGACCGTTCAAGGCCAGATCGCGGAAGCGGTGCTGCGCGAGTCGAAGTTCCACGTCCGGGTGCAGAACCCGGGCACGGTGAACTTCTTCATCCGGAACCTTCGGGTCCGGGGGCTCGACGCCAAGGGCAAGCGGCTGGTCGAGAAAGAGGAGCCCGGCTGGTACGTCCTCGCGGGCGACGCGCAGGTGTATGCCATGGAGATCGCTGGCAAGGCCTGCCGCAAGGTCCGCACGGTGGAAGTGGAGATGGAGACCGACCAGGGCGTGCTCCGTCAGACCTCCCCCGTGGATTCTCCCGCTCCCTGCGCTCGCTGA